Within Pseudomonadota bacterium, the genomic segment ATAACCCTCTGTGTCATACTCTTGATCCTTCTTGGTCCTTTTTCCTACTTGTCATATCTTTTGAGTCAGGAATTGAAATCCCTGGTGGATTCCATAGAAGCTGGAAGGCTTGTCCCCATGAAAGATCTTTTACAGCACCCGGGTATAAAGGTGATTATCAATAAGATATTGTCGATATTTAATTTAACTGAGGCAGAACTCCAAAAGACGATTGTTGATAATATTACAAGGTTGGGAAAGGAATCCGTTAATATCGTTACGAGTGGCCTGGGCAATGTTGCATTGGCTGCATTGGACTTTATTCTTATGATTCTCTCTATCTTTTTTCTCCTTGAAGATGGGCCTGAATTTCTGGAAAAAATTGGTAACTATATGCCCTTTTCAAAAAGACAGAGAGATAAGCTGATTAAACAGATAAAGGATATTATCATATCAACAATTTATGGTGGGGTAACGGTGGCGATTGTTCAGGGGGTCATCGGGGGGATTGCCTTTTCTATACTGGGAATACCGTCGCCTGTTGTCTGGGGGCTTTCAATATTTATTACCTCTTTTATACCGATAGTCGGTACATTTGTAATATGGGGACCGGCAGTAGGCTATCTTTTCTTGCAGGGCTCGGTGTTAAAGGGGATAATCCTTATCCTTATCGGTGTGTTTGGAATAAGTGCAGTCGATAACATTTTGAGACCCCTTATCATTCGCGGGAGGATAAAGATGCCAACCCTTGTTATCTTTTTCAGCATTCTGGGGGGGATAAAATTGTTTGGATTCATAGGATTTATCATGGGGCCGCTTATACTGGCACTTTTTGTTTCAGTTGTTGAGATATTGAGATACACAGAAGAAGAAAAGAAAATGGAAATATAAACTATAGCAGGAATTTTTCCCCTGAGGCGAGATCTTTTAAGGCCTTCCTGTCCAATAATTTTATTTTGCGTCCCTGAACCTGTATGAATCCCTGGCTCGCCATTTTGCTTAAGATGCGTGATAATGTTTCGGGGATAGTCCCCAAAAGGCTTGCCAGCTGACCTTTCAGGATTTCTAATTCCACATTATTCGGTTCATTTTTGCTTTCGCTGAGGTAAAGGAGGTAAGCCGCAAGTCTTTGAGGAACTTCCTTGAGCGAAAGGTCCTCAACAAGTCGGGTAAAATGTTTAAGGCGCAGAGATAGTATTGCCAGCATGTTCATTGTCAGGGACGGATCTCTTTTAATCAACTCCATAAAGGCCTTTCTTGGGAAAAAGATAACCTCACTCTCCTCTAATGTTTCGGCATAGGCTGGAAACGTCTCGCCTGCAAATACCGCAGCTTCGCCGAAGGGTTCGCCGGATTCAAAGATATGGAGAATCTGTTCCTTTCCTTCTGGAGAGAGCTTGAAGATTTTAATACGTCCTGAGAGTAAAACATAAAAGCCATTTGCCTCATCACCCTCAGAAAATACAGTCTGCCCGCGATTGAATGAGTGATTCAGAGCGATTTTTGATATCTCGACAATCTGTCTTTCCGGCAGTCCCTTGAAAAGCGGAATCTCTGTGATAAAATCTATTATTTCCATGTAGTCAGCCCTTATATATGAGCCCTTATAGCCATGCTTCTATATATTCTCAAAAAACATGTTGTAATGCAAATTATATCAAATCCTTTTTTGCTATGTTTATCTCTATAGAAAAAACAAATATTTTCATGTATGATTTAACTCTTGGGCTAATCAATCTTTATTATTTAAAGGAGCGTATATGGAAAAGCCAAAAGTCCTCATCCTTATTGGTAGTGATAGCGACCTCCCTATAATAGAAGATGGGTTGAAGTTTTTGAAAGAAATCGGGGTGTCTTTTAA encodes:
- a CDS encoding AI-2E family transporter, producing the protein MSNNRFYLIVLVSLVLLLGYLSYQILKPFLSPIAWAIVLSMVFYPLYVFILRFIKWKSLASFITLCVILLILLGPFSYLSYLLSQELKSLVDSIEAGRLVPMKDLLQHPGIKVIINKILSIFNLTEAELQKTIVDNITRLGKESVNIVTSGLGNVALAALDFILMILSIFFLLEDGPEFLEKIGNYMPFSKRQRDKLIKQIKDIIISTIYGGVTVAIVQGVIGGIAFSILGIPSPVVWGLSIFITSFIPIVGTFVIWGPAVGYLFLQGSVLKGIILILIGVFGISAVDNILRPLIIRGRIKMPTLVIFFSILGGIKLFGFIGFIMGPLILALFVSVVEILRYTEEEKKMEI
- a CDS encoding Crp/Fnr family transcriptional regulator, with the protein product MEIIDFITEIPLFKGLPERQIVEISKIALNHSFNRGQTVFSEGDEANGFYVLLSGRIKIFKLSPEGKEQILHIFESGEPFGEAAVFAGETFPAYAETLEESEVIFFPRKAFMELIKRDPSLTMNMLAILSLRLKHFTRLVEDLSLKEVPQRLAAYLLYLSESKNEPNNVELEILKGQLASLLGTIPETLSRILSKMASQGFIQVQGRKIKLLDRKALKDLASGEKFLL